In one window of Macrotis lagotis isolate mMagLag1 chromosome 5, bilby.v1.9.chrom.fasta, whole genome shotgun sequence DNA:
- the LOC141489295 gene encoding olfactory receptor 14A2-like: protein MSNLTIVTEFFLKSFSNSWKLQLLHATLFLMIYLMALIGNVLIFTLVSLDRNLHTPMYFFLKNLSFLDLCYISVTVPKSIVNSLSHSCSISFLGCALQVFLVVLFAAAEISLLTVMSYDRYVAICQPLHYETIMIKKSCVRMTAASWFSGGIIGAMYSATTLSLPFCGSKEIHQFFCDVPSLLKISCSEKHIAVYVSFAFGACLGIFCCTSIIMSYGHIFSTVLKIPTTKARSKAFSTCLPHLIVFMVFIITGTMDYLKPPFNSDSNLDLWLSMLYALLPPTLNPVIYSLRNRDMKISMKKFITCQYSSEGLMKMSFT from the coding sequence ATGAGTAACCTTACCATAGTGACAGAATTCTTCCTCAAGAGCTTTTCCAACTCCTGGAAACTCCAGCTTTTACATGCTACACTGTTCTTGATGATCTACTTGATGGCTCTCATAGGCAATGTGCTTATCTTCACCCTTGTCTCTCTCGACAGAAACCTCCATACTCCCATGTACTTCTTCCTGAAGAATCTGTCATTTTTAGACCTCTGCTACATTTCTGTCACTGTTCCCAAATCCATTGTAAATTCCCTGAGCCACAGTTGCTCCATTTCCTTCTTGGGATGTGCATTGCAAGTATTTTTAGTGGTTTTATTTGCAGCAGCAGAGATTTCACTCCTCACAGTAATGTCTTATGACCGCTATGTAGCCATCTGTCAGCCCCTGCATTATGAAACCATCATGATCAAAAAGTCTTGTGTGAGGATGACAGCTGCTTCCTGGTTCAGTGGAGGCATAATTGGGGCCATGTATTCAGCTACTACCTTGTCTTTGCCCTTCTGTGGTTCCAAAGAGATCCATCAGTTCTTCTGTGATGTCCCTTCTTTACTCAAGATCTCCTGTTCTGAAAAACACATTGCAGTTTATGTGAGTTTTGCATTTGGGGCATGCTTAGGGATTTTCTGTTGTACTTCTATCATTATGTCTTATGGTCATATTTTCTCAACTGTGCTGAAGATTCCAACCACAAAGGCTCGATCAAAAGCCTTTTCCACTTGCCTGCCCCATCTCATTGTTTTTATGGTTTTTATCATAACTGGAACCATGGATTATTTAAAGCCACCCTTCAACTCTGACTCAAATCTAGATTTATGGTTGTCTATGCTTTATGCACTGCTTCCCCCAACCTTGAACCCTGTCATCTATAGTTTGAGGAACAGGGACATGAAGatttcaatgaagaaattcatAACTTGCCAATATTCATCAGAGGGATTAATGAAAATGTCTTTTACATGA